From a single Sinomonas atrocyanea genomic region:
- a CDS encoding LacI family DNA-binding transcriptional regulator — protein sequence MVYFTAREVDDVLMDPASTSRPIKVSAAAVARAAGVSPATVSYVMNGQQGVSDETRRHVVKVANELGFRPSAGKDAPDPRLTRVVGMILPNIVNPMYTGWAQSIITATSEQGFDVFVATSQDDADTLAQTANTLAARNVDGVVIAAALSDDSRALRTLRQHRIPYVYLSRRSNHVPGDFVGIDDDAAATQLMHHVLGHGYTELATVIGPRFSTASLAREEAFVRTAKAAGVTIAGQRKVSTRLNSEGGLTAAKRLLASERPPRAIVCGSDEIAIGVMEYALAIGLSIPEDLAVVGSDGLPHSRSSLIGMTTIVQPVRQMAERAVELLLGQITDPRSTYTHTVCDHRLYLGTSCGCPPPSTAR from the coding sequence GTGGTGTACTTCACAGCAAGGGAGGTGGATGACGTCTTGATGGATCCGGCCTCGACCTCGCGTCCCATCAAAGTCTCCGCCGCGGCCGTAGCCCGGGCGGCGGGCGTCTCTCCTGCCACGGTGAGCTATGTGATGAACGGCCAGCAGGGGGTCTCCGACGAGACTCGTCGGCACGTGGTGAAGGTGGCGAACGAGCTCGGCTTCCGGCCCTCGGCTGGCAAGGACGCCCCCGACCCACGGCTTACGCGTGTGGTCGGGATGATCCTCCCGAACATTGTCAATCCCATGTACACGGGCTGGGCGCAGAGCATCATCACGGCGACTTCGGAACAGGGTTTCGATGTCTTTGTCGCAACCAGCCAGGACGATGCGGACACTCTGGCGCAGACGGCCAACACCCTCGCCGCCCGAAACGTGGACGGGGTCGTCATCGCTGCAGCGCTGTCTGACGATTCCCGTGCGCTCAGGACGCTGCGGCAGCACCGGATACCCTACGTCTACCTTTCCCGGCGGTCCAACCACGTCCCCGGTGACTTCGTGGGCATCGATGACGACGCCGCCGCAACCCAGTTGATGCACCACGTGCTGGGTCACGGGTACACGGAGCTCGCCACCGTCATCGGCCCCCGCTTCTCCACAGCTTCCCTTGCCAGGGAGGAGGCCTTCGTCCGCACGGCCAAGGCCGCCGGAGTGACGATTGCGGGGCAGAGGAAGGTGAGCACGCGGCTGAATTCTGAGGGCGGCCTCACCGCCGCCAAGAGGCTGCTCGCATCGGAGCGCCCGCCTCGGGCGATCGTCTGCGGGTCCGATGAGATCGCCATCGGAGTCATGGAATACGCACTGGCCATCGGGCTGAGCATCCCCGAGGATCTGGCGGTCGTCGGCAGCGATGGGCTCCCCCACAGCAGGTCGTCGCTCATCGGGATGACCACGATCGTCCAGCCGGTGCGGCAGATGGCCGAGCGCGCCGTGGAACTCCTCCTCGGCCAGATCACCGACCCCAGAAGCACCTATACCCACACAGTCTGCGACCACAGACTCTACCTCGGAACATCCTGCGGCTGCCCGCCACCGAGCACAGCGCGCTGA